From the Parus major isolate Abel chromosome 1A, Parus_major1.1, whole genome shotgun sequence genome, the window GTAATCTGCTCCATaaccttccctggcactgaGGAATACTGACAAGCTTCTGCCAAAATGAATAATgtatacagaaatacagaacacaACGTACGTTGTTTTTGTAGTGCAGTAATTAACGTATCAATGAGGAATATTTGTAACATACCTTAATCCTGTGTAACATTTACTCCTTAGcctaaaaatgtaaatttagaCATTTTAACTGTCAATTTTTTTGTATTACCAGTCTCAattgtttgacttttttttcttaaagtacgattttgttttttctaaatagtgtaaatttgtttcttaattCCTACAGGGTTACTTGGTGAACTGGGATGTTCAGAGACAGGTTTGGGATTAtctctttggaaaagaaatgtatCAAGTAAGAGCCTTTTcttaattacatattttttgtaGATTAAATACTGACTAGTGGAATTAACAAATATTGAGAAGAATGGGTGTTCTCTTAGTGTTCTCTTTGAAAATGCCTTCAATTAGAAATCACAGGGATTTAAGTTTTTGCAAATGCTTTTGAGTTCTGGTGTagaactttgaaaaatattaaaattttttagtCTTGTAGGTATTCACTGATACTGAGTGCAGCCCACATAAGAAAATCCTATCAATATAACTAAGAGTTcaagttaataaaaaatgcTGACAGACAGGTACAATGTAGTTAAGAGATCAAGAAATAGTTAATGTAAAAGGGAGGGATGAGCTGGGTCAGTAGGtcaaaatacatatacatatttaGTGATCATCTTTGGCTAGCCATTTTCTACCCATGAATAActtaaatgtataaaatataaatatctgttaactttatttttcatttcacacatTCCTTTGtgatttctctttaaaatgttgGAATACAGTTTGTAAGGATGGGAACAGAATCAGGATATGTATGAAAGTGTCCCTTCTATTATGTTTTTACCCATTAATTAGATAAATTTGTATCACTGCTCATGAAGTCTTTAACAAACCTAAAGCATTCTAAGTCTAGCTTCTACAAACAGATATGGCAAGTGGTAATCATGTCTTCAGATTTACATGATCTTTCACTGCTGCAAAAGATGGTAAGggattatttatttctatgtttTATGCACTGGCAatattaatgtgtttttcataGGTGGATTTTGTAGATACCAATATTATTATTACCGAACCTTATTTTAACTTCAGTTCAATACAAGAATCTATGAATGAAATTCTATTTGAAGAGTATCAGTTTCAAGCAGTTCTTAGAGTAAATGGTGAGTATGTCTCCTCCTAGtttgcatttatgtattttgaagCTTAAccctttaaataaatgaataagcaagcacacatgcacacacatatgtatatacatagtaaaaaaattatttcgGTTGCTTCCTGGCTCTTGAGTAAAAGTGGAttaaacatgtttaaaattatttcttctacaAATTCCAGCTGTACTCTTGTACTACTTTCTAAAGAATGTCTTTATATATGGTATATAATTACAGCAAATTTGAGGAGAGTAAGGATGACAGAAATAACAGATGGAATTTGAAACAAGATAGCATTTAAAGAATCCTACCAAAAATTTGCATGAAGCCTTTGATAGCTTTCCTTTTTAAGGGGGAGAGGatcagttttttgtttggttttgttatgtgttagcaaataaaatacagcattacAATTGCGAAATGTATTGTGCCTCATAGGGAATGTGTAAACAAAAATACCACCCTTCTGAAAGATAACTGGACATAGAACATTTCTTCAGATAAGTTTGATAAGTTTGATAAGTTTGTAGCTTGATCAGTGTGATTAGACTTTAGAGGAAATAGAACATGGACTggaattcctgaaaaatattaaataggGTCATATATAACAATTTTATCCACtgccaaaataaattaattaatgcatTGGCTGTATTAATATGTATTGAGGTCTTGAAAGTCTGtcaaaggaatttaaaatataaagcaagTACACCTTCATATCACTGTAAATTCTAGATGTTCATATAAAAATGGAACtaaattttttgcatttcagctggAGCCCTTAGTGCACACAGGTATTTCCGGGATAATCCATCTGAGCTGTGCTGTATCATCGTGGATAGTGGATACTCTTTTACTCACATTGTACCTTACTGCAgaagtaaaaagaagaaagaggcaATCATCAGGTATACTGCAGTTTATATTTTCTAGAAGAACTGTTTGCTGTGCCTGAAGTTAATAATGACAGAATTCCACATGTTACTCTTCTTCTGTAGGATTAATGTTGGAGGGAAACTCTTAACCAACCATCTAAAGGAGATAATCTCTTACAGGTAAAGCATGCTAATTTGCACTCTGAAACTTGGTATGAAATGAGTTAGATGTTTATGGGTTATTCTTACTGGTTCTTCAGGTTAATGTATATACTGAACTGTGAAACAGGACAATACTAAGCTCCAGTAGGCCAGGAATGTTTTTTTAGATGGAATACAAGTTTAGATATTGAGCTTCCTGTGACTGAAAAACAGTGGTTGCTCAGTTCCAGTGGAACACTGGAGAGGAAATGGAACTCTTAATTATTCTCAAACCTCTGTGATTTTGGTTTCTGTTGCTCACAGGCAGCTACATGTTATGGATGAAACACATGTAATTAATCAAGTGAAAGAAGATGTGTGTTATGTTTCTCAAGACTTTTACAAAGACATGGACATTGCCAAGTATGTATGCAATGGTACTAAATGTAATAGTTGGTACTTCTGAATAATCTGTTTGTACAAACAAACTTTATCAGAAAATTTTCCAGCTAAGTTAAAGAGGTCTTGTCAGTATAAAATAGTTGGAATTTAAAACTTGTTCTTTATTCTGTtgaattttacattatttttcagattgaaaggagaggaaaatactGTAATGGTAGATTATGTTTTGCCAGACTTCAGCACAATCAAAAAGGGATTTTGTAAGGTAATGATagttctgaagttttttttggACTCTTCCCCTGCACAAGTCTGGTGAAGAGGTTAAAAATACTCTCTTTTTTCTAATGCTGTATTGTAACATCTTTCCATGCTATGCATTAATTAGTGAagttttttcctcagtaaattgggatgaaaacaaaatactgtttttccaGAGTAGCATTTTATGTTCTATTATTTAACAGTTGTAGCTTTCTCTGTTTGTGCTGTCATATAACTTATGCATATCATTACAACATTTTTTAACATTGTTAAGAAATGTTGTCTCTgctttgaagttgttttttttgtaactttttctgAATTACATTTAAACACCCAAATAGGTTGAAATTTCAGTCATGTTACAGAAGAGCCTGAAATAACAGTGAAGACAATTTAACAGTTTTATCTCATTTACTGAGCCAGCCATAGTGTTGAAAGCAGTCCTATATTTTAAAGCCACTCTCATGCATaccagttttgttttgctttggacAAAACTGTAGTTGGTAAGAGCAAAGTCACTTCAGATTTAATACCAGAGAATGcattattcttaaaaaatttGCTGATAGATAATATGACAATGACAGCATACATTGCCTACCTTTGCAGGACATGAAATAAAGTAGCTGAATATTCTAGgatgtgatttcttttcttaagcAGTGGGTACTATTCATGTCTTCAATTTAGCCAAGGGAAGAGATGGTGTTAAGTGGAAAATACAAGACTGGTGAACAAATACTTCGTCTAACGAATGAAAGATTTGCAGTTCCAGAAATACTTTTCCATCCTTCGGATATTGGTATTCAAGAGATGGGAATTCCTGAAGCCATTGTTTATTCTATTCAGAATTTACCTGAAGGTatatccttaaaataatttgaaagggGGGTGGGAAAAAGAAGTATGTTGTAATGGCTTGGTTTCATTTGGTGTGAAACTGACCAAAAGTCAGTAATCTAAGTATCAAAAACAGAAGGTAAAACCTTTCTGACTGCTCTTTGTCAGAAGCAATACTAAGTAATAGTAACACTAAGTAATGGTAATACTAAGGCTTTAATTTCATAGATTATGTACAGGGAATTATGGTTATTATTACAAAAGAGACTGTCTTAGGTTTTATGATGCCCTATAAGTATGGCAGCATTTATGCTATTAATATACTTGTAAAAAGCCTGTGCCACTTTAAAACCCCTTTTGAAAGGGGAATTTTGTTGGCAAATGTGAAATTtataaatacaagaaaacagTAATTATCAAAGCCAAATTCTGAAATCAGGGAGACCACAGGGTGGGTGATCACCTTCTCATATTTCTATTTAACTGATATGCTGATTAGATGATCATAAATTTTTTATATGCATactttttctgttcaaatgcATAACAAAATTGGAAAAATCACCACCTTTAATCTTTAGATATATGTTCTGTCTCTTAACTACAGatttacttaattattttacagaaatgcagCCTCATTTCTTCAAGAACATAGTTCTGACTGGGGGAAACACCCTTTTTCCGGGCTTCAGAGATCGGGTTTATTCTGAAGTTCGATGTCTTACTCCAACTGACTACGATGTTTCTGTTGTTCTTCCTGAAAAGTAAGTCCTAAACTACTAAATAGAAGGGGCTTTATCTTTCTAGAAGAACAATCAATAAAGTAGGGTTTCTTTTGCTGATTAAGAAGGTAGATTGAGTaatggaattaatttaaatattaagtgAAATTGTGCAAGAAGGATGTTTTAAATCAGTGTATTTTCAGACAAGCCAAATAAACCAGAGATCACCTGCTTGCTCTACTAATAAAGTTAGTGTTTTTAGGGTCAGCTTTTTTGCTGTAAACAGATAAATAAGACTGTATTGTCATTAGGTGGGTATGTAAGTATGCAAGATTACAACTTAGTCTTTTACTTAGAATTTTCAGCATCTGAATGCTGCCATGTCATTATTAATGTACCACTGCAGGGATTAGGAAGGGGAAACATCTTTGCAGGAGTGGAGACAAAACAAGTATATTTTGaatataccaaaaaaaaaaaaattacattttaaaaagtattgctaaagagtatttttaaatactattaAAGAATTATTGTCTTTGGAAAGTAAATACAAAGACATAGACATGTCATTCCCTCTTCACACATGCCTTCAAAGAGGCCCTGTTTTAAAAACCAAGTCAGCTAGCCCTGCTAAAGTTTCAAACTTCGTCTCATAACTTCTGTGGAGATGGATGGTTTGATTTAGCAATCAAAAATGTAGTTTAAATAGGTGCAGCTAAATAAAAGTCTTGGAAATCATCActgcatatttatattttaaatgactgTAGAGGAATAACaataattttgttcattttccagCCCTATTACTTATTCTTGGGAAGGTGGGAAGctcatttctgaaaatgatgATTTTGAAGACATGATAGTAACTAGAGAAGACTATGAAGAACATGGACACAATATCTGTGAAGAGAAATTTGATATATAGGTAGCATAGCTGGATATGTTGTTATTCCATTGATTTACTTAGAATGGAATTCCTTGAACTACAACCTCTTTTCCATCAGCTAGGATTGTGTTTTAGCTTTCCTGTATTGAATTGGGttgagggaaaataattttaagagtTTAGAAATAGAGTTTTACAAGTGTAATACTGTGAAATAATATGTTCATTGCGATTTCATTATGTTTGTATCTTTTCTGATAGcttcattgtatttttattgcagaaCACCTCAGTGCATGaggcaataaaaatataaaatgcttaTACTGGTGTGATGCTAATACATAGTAAGAAGaaatgggtttctttttttttttccaaaatgagtATTATTCTAACTCACATATTCCACTAAAAGGGCATTAAACACATCTCAAAAGGAACCTTTGATGTTGcctcttctgaaaagaaataaataagttgtttttttggttattttagTGAGTAGCTGTGAAAGAAATTGACTTGAAATGTGACCACTGCTATTGACAGTATGCTTAGGCTTTGACAAAAGAGTAATTTGAACAATTCATTTTTCTAAAGGGTTTTTAATTTAGTAGGTTATATGggtttattatttgtttttttgtttcaaacaatGCCTGAGCAAATAACTTCGTGCCACTCCCCtcatctttctgaaaagaagGTGCCACAAAGGTGAACAAAGCTtgcagctgtgtcctggctgaTGACCCATCTGTGTCCTCTCCATGCATCCTGGATAAACACAGCTACCCCAGAACTTGTTATTTCTGGCATCAGAAGCTGTGTTACTTTGCCATCAGTCTGTGCAGCATGGTGTGCAGGAGGGGGAAGAGCCTGGGCTAAGAGCCAGCTAGAAGGCTGGGAGGCCCAGGCTAGATGGGGTGCCCCACCTGGCTTGCTTACTTGCCAAGACAGACAGGCACTCAGACAGGGTGGATAATGGGCATTGGAGTACCCTGTTGTGTCTCATATTCCCTCTCTCATCTGCCCTAATATAAAACCAGAGAGCATTTGTAACCTTACCTGCCTACCTTGCATAAGGGCAACATCAGAGAGCAGCCAGTACTTCAGAGAGTGGAGATCTTTCTTCTTGAATATTATCTTCTTTACTTTGGACTGGCAGCTTGTGATTGCTTTCCTCAAGTCTAACCTGCTGAAAGGAATGAAAGGGTGCACCTTCCTCCTGTTAGCAGCTACATGAGCCACACAGGAGGCAGCTAGGGTATGAAGGCACGAGACAAGCACCTAGAAATTGTTGGACAGATTGTATGACTTTGTGTAGGACATAAATCTGGTACAGTCACTTTGATAGCCAATGGAGAAGCCCTTGTGTCCAAGCTCTAGTTTTTTAACTAACTGCTTCATGAAAGTATCAGCATACTTTAGCTGGGACTTAAAGGAACATACACGCTCTCATGAAAGCACTAATGAAGTTTTTCCTTGGTAGTAGCAAAGATGAATGCTCTATGAATAGAAGCAAGCCTCCTTTGAAGGTGGCATCACTTGTGCTTTGGTAAGACTGTACTGAAAAGTACCTCAACTAAACTCTTCACTCTGAATATTCTATACTCCAAACAAATACATACTGGCAATTAATTTGGCAACTCTTTGCtagaaataataaacagaaatgaatgACAGGTCCCAAGATTTTGATACATGATTCTGTGTCAAATACTGTGAAAGatatgtgaaaaatacaaactttcTAAAGTCCAGTAACATTTTTATAGTTTTGGAATTTAACTGAAAACCATTAGCCTATTGTTCACCAAACCTGTTCAGTGGGCCCTTAGATGTAAAATAACAGGCTTAAAGATTAAAGGTGAGTAGATCCTCTTGTCAGGGTATGTGAATAAAACAGGGCTCTGAAGagctcttcctttcctttgcagAACTAGATCAGTCTTAGCTTCCTGTCCCATAAACTGAAAGGAACCACAGGGCAGCTATAAACTGCTGCTTAGAACACTTCCTTACTCTTTAATAACTGGTTCTACACCCCCTGAGCTACCTCTTCCTTATGAgcacactttaaaataaagactcACCACTTTTTATACAAttctttattatatataaattagcACAAGAAAATTCTAAATCAAATCACAAAGtgcaaatttgttttttaacagtAGTTTTTCCCAAAGCAATTCCCAACCCACCAAGCCTATAAATCGCCACATTATCATCCCTCCCTGTTACTAGGTTTAGTATTTTGAGTAATACACAGTAAAGGGACTGCAGACACAGAGagagattaggaaaaaaaaaccaactaaaatatttttcttctactcaACACCAGAAGCACTTAGGAAATACTTCCCTGTTTACTAGTCTCAATAACCTGCTTCTGTATATGCTCCCTCTTCTGGGAGAATTACCAAAACCCCACATAGGGCTAGAAAAAGAATATATGGCCCTGTACTATAGGATTTAGGGCATTCACCTCTGAAAGGGGAAACTTGgatgtttttcctcctctagaaattatttatttcacactGGTGAGTCACAGTTAAATAGCAAGTGCATAAACAGGGATTCATGGACAGAGATTTCAACTAAATTCCCTGATTTTTAATAGGGCCAGGTAATTTAAATAAGGCTACTTCAAATATGCAGGTTAACAAAGCGTACAGGTAAGAAGTTGTGCATCTTATATCTTACAGTATAactatttcaatttaaaaacaaatcagcaCTTGTTTTAAGAAAGCTTTGGTATCCTGCTGACTTGACTATGTTTGAAGCCTACAGGAGGATGGAGATACCTAAAGCAGCacaatcacagaaaaaaaaaaaaaaccctaaaaaaaattcatgcttATAGTGGAGCTAGTCCAGAAAATGGTAAGGAAGTAGAGGATCTGTCACACAGGGAAGAGGCTGAGAGTGCTTTGATGAGAATGCTGATGGGAGGGAGTGAAGAAGACTGAGCCAGACACTTCAGCAGTGCCAGTGAAAGCACAGGAGGCAGTGCAAGAAATTCTGCCTAAGCATAAGGCGGTTTATCTtgattgttttgggttttttttcttttttgtgtgaaGGTAGGgtttgtttgcctgtttttaaatactgtggTCCAGACTTTCACCAGTCTCAGACTCATCCAATAGGCTGTGGCATATATGTATTTGAAGCTGCTCTAAACTCAACTGGGAAAGTCCTTGAGCAGTCTGCACTAATCAACTCCAACCTGAGTGGTGAGACTAGaccagaggtcccttccaatacCATGTCTTTGAGACTTTGTCCAATACATGACTAAAGATCTGTTGCAAGGATGAAGGAAGTAATGTAAGCCCTATCACATATTTACTATAAAAAGAGGCTGACacaattgggattgttcagcctaagaaagagaaggctttgagGTGACCTAACTGTTGCCTTCCTGTACCTTAAGGGAGCCTACAAAGACacctggagagggacttttcacaagggcatACTGTAGTGACAAGACAAGGGGGAATAGCTTCAACCTGAAAGAGAACAGGTTTAGATtcaatattaggaaaaaattattccctGTGAAGATGGTGAGGCAATGGAACATGTTGCTCAGAGGAGTTATGGATGCCTCCCATCCCTGGtagtgttcaaggccaggttggatggggctgtgagaaacctggtctagtaaaaggtgtccctgtccattGCAGGGGGTGTGGtaatagatgatctttaagattcattccaacccaaaccattctatgattccatgatttaaTGATTTGAATCAACACTTCCTTGTTGATTTAGAGTTAACCATCAATGTGTCAAGACAGGCCAATATACTTTCTAGCTTTGCCCTATGAATTCATAAACATTACCAAAGTATTTATAAGTAACAACATTATCAAAATATcctcatattaaaataaattacttaagTATACTAAGATCTATAACAAGGTTTCTCAGGTTTCTTCAAGACATAACTTTTTACTTGAATTAGCAGCAGCTCAGTCTGCCAGAGTAGGGAGGTAGTAACAACAGGTAATTACTGACTgcaagcacacacagctcccctACCTAATACATCATTCCTGCTGCAGATTCAAAACCCACTGACCTACTTCCAACATTTTTTACACACTTTGTACACTTTTACAATGCCCACAGGAGTCATAACCCACAGTTTAAGATGTGATGaagttattattaattaaagaCAGAAACGAGTAAAAAACCCTACTGATTTATCAACCCAAGCACAGCTCAGAATATGGATGTGGTTCAGATAGAAAGCCATGGCGTTGGTGGGATAGATGGAAAAAAGTGCCAAACCTTGAACTTAAGGAAGCCCAAGCAGTGTGCTGGTATTacttacttaaaaataattaagtataTTTTGCTTAAAAGATTAATTAGAGTTAATGTTTTTTAGTAGCATAGTAATTTTGATAGTTGTAGCTTCCTGAAGCTGAAGATATAAAGATGTAagagaagaacatttttttatgaGCAATTTTCATGTGCCTCCTccactcttttaaaaaaagattaagaaaagGCTGTATTGAAGTCTAACCGTTTGGAGTACAATATTCACATGTAGTTTTACAGCCACTACAGTAGACAAAAGAATGATATTTTCGGAATTCtttgattaatttcttcttttgcttcaaAGGAACAGTAGGGTCATTGTCCATCTCTTGAATCAGTGCTAGAAGATACTGATTGGTTTGTTGCTTTTGATCTTCATATTCTTTAGTTGTAATGCGTTGACAGAAGGTGAAGCCTTTGTAAGAAATCAGAGGTTCAAATTAAGTTTCATGCATCATGTAAatcctcattaaaaaatatgataAGAAACACAGATATACTGATATTCCAGTTCAGATGTGATTACATCTACAAGCAATGTGAAACATACAGCTCTCCATAATGGATGGAAATCTaattaattgcaaaaataaagttGAAAAGCAGTGTTACAAGTACAGTATGATAGAAGATTCTGTATTGTAAACAGGCCTGCAAGACAAAGCAAATACAGTTCTCACAGAGAAACCACAATAAAGAGCACTAAACAATAAGAATGACACCTTGCATTTCTCAGGATCTAAAGATTCCCTGTGAGTAAATCAGATCTGTAGCAAGGCTTAGTACCTAATGCAAGTGAATAAATACTTTTGGAGAAAAAGTTGCCTCTAAACCACACTACAAAAATCTGACACAGAACTTAGGAGCTTCTATGTGACAGCTGAGCATGGTTTGGGCACCAGAAGTAGAGTTGATACAAGACAGACCGTTAACTCAGCACAACTTAGCTATAAAAAGGTTGTGAATCTCTGCAGTAAATACTGCCCTGTGTGGACTCAAGCCTCATCACTGGGCAGGTGAGTTCTAGCCTGAAGAAAGACTGGCATTCAGCTACTCCACAGACACTTTTTCTTCCTATACTTATTAGAGAGCAATTTAGTTGAAGAAGTGTCGGTTGtctaaaggggaaaaaattcttactAATCTGTCTTTATAAACACCATCATCTTTAGGCTTCATATAGAGAATAGTGTAAACCTGAGCTGGCAGTTTTTTCACATGGACCTGTCCTTCTCTTCTTCTACAGTATGTTTGTCAAACATCAATACTTTTTATAGTTTAGTAAaatcagatgaagaaaaaagacagcTCTTTCAAAAGGGAAAGCTTAACAACTGGCAGAGATTAAATCTTAAAACTTCAGCATGAATCTTTAGTCCTGTGGTTTCAAGTGTCTTATTAGATTAAAGCTAACCCCAGAGTTCTCTCACTGGTTTTAGTCTTTTTGATTTCCAGCAGACCTAAGGATTACCTTCCTGCAACTGACTGACCCCTTTTCTTATCTGGGTCTCCCagccttccttcctgctcccacccaCATTTAAGAAGTTCACCAGCTAAGAATGCTCAATAGCTCCTAGGAAagattttggaaagaaaagggaaaatgacaCCAGAATATAAGgcacacaggaaaacaggaatatGGCATGCCAGAGAGCTTACAATCAGATCAAACTATTTCAACAAGTGAAACCTGTCTGCATTTACAGATTGTAACCCCAAAACTTAGTAGGAAAAATGTAGTACAGGGTTTGTACTTCAGTTGTCTGTTCAGTGTGTCAATGGAGATCACATAGGCTCTGAGAATATTACACACAGGCAGCTTTTTCCACTGTTGTTCATCTCTATTCTTTGGATTCACAATATGTGATTCTCAGaacacaaaaccagaaggaaTTTGGGCTCATTCCAGAACCCAACACAGACAGTAAAAGATTCTGTACCAAACTACTTTTCCGGCAGCTGctgtattaaatataatattacacagcaaaataatttagtgTAATTTGGTTCCTGAGTGATTTCTCTTTGGTGTTTAAGCACACAATGCACTGGCAAAATAGGAGTCAAAGAAGACAGAGtcagagagaaattaaattatttaagccAACCCTTTTAATCAGTGTTGCAGGATATTTTTGGCAGCAAGGCCAGATGGAACGTTAGCTCAAAAGAAATAAGCTGAAAAGCATTAACTCCACATACAGAAGGGTAGTGTAGCCTAAAAGGAAGGCATTTGACACTTGGATGCTTAAGTCCTAAGATCTTAATAAACTTTATGTTTACCCAAAAAAAGGAGTTCTTCAAAACACTTAACAATCAAAACACTAAACAATCAAAATCTGTGCTCAAGTCATCTATCAGAACCTTGAACTACTGAATTCTGTGAGAATTTGTAGGTGGCAAAAATAGAAGAATACTGTCCCTAAATACAAAGTCCCATCATATTCACAAGCAAAATTAGAAGCAAATCACTTCAGGAAGCACATTTTGCACTACTATTTCCAGAAGTAAttatttggtaaaaaaaaacattaaaaaattttaatgtgtCCAAACCAGATTATTAATACAATCCTTGTTCTCCAATATTCAGACTGGTTTTGCAGATAGCATATAATTTAGTATTTAATGCATTAGCCACTAATCCCCCTAATGCTTCACTTCTAACAAAGGAAGAGTCTATGCACAATTACAGTCAACTGATGATAAACCAGTTGGTATACAATAACTTATATAAAAATCATCTACCTGAATTAATATCTGGATCTTGCCCTTCTAGCAAACTCTGAAGTCTCCTACTCGTTAGTTCCAGAAGAGTTAAAGGAGCCTGAAAATACAAcccaacaaagaaaacattacaaAAGCAATACTCCTGTATTTTGATAATCTAAAGCTTTCAGAccaatttaaaaacacatagtTAAATGCAGAAGAATCTATGTCCACATTTATTTAGGTACACATTCAAACTCTCTCACAGAATTGCACTAAAACACAGTTTTACTAAGATACTTGTGTTTATTTCTTGTATTGCTGGCTAAAGAAATAGGAAGCAAAAAGTTCTAGATGTTGTTTTCTATGGCAAAAACTGCAGTGTAAAACTAATTTCAGCTTTTGCACAAGGCTCTCAGTTGCAGCTGTCAGAGTGAACATCTGTCCACTTGCTGTCACTGCTACACAGTTCTGGGCCTATCTCCAGTGGGGAATCAAAGCCCCAACCCTCATGTCAGAACCCTTAATACAAATTTTAAGAGGGGGGTTGGCTGTGTACTAACAAATACAAACCCCTCACTAACCAATTAATCCTGTCAAACTAAACTGgaactaatttaaaaaaactcaaaaaaaatctcatgtcTTGACCTGAAACCAGAAGTGGATATTGATGTgttgtataaaaataaaaaccagtattttaCTGAAACCAAAGTTTTGTGAACCTTATTTTTATAGGGTATGGTAAAGTTTCATCTTTTCACGTGTGACAATATAATGGAATATAAATTAAGGAGATTATAAAAAGCCTGCATGTTTACACAGCTCATCAAGTTTAATAGAAAGGCTACTAGCATTTTATGgttctatttgttttcttgaattTAGAAGTTTACATTCCAAAATACTGAAGGATCTTTTAGAGTTGTCAATGCTATACACATATGCTGGGGTACAAGAGCATGCCATTTTTCTACCACGCAGAGTATGCCAGTGAACTTCTAAGGGAGAAAGACTCTAAGATACCTAAATTTTTAGCAGACATTCATTACCAACAAGGTGCCAAAATGACcctataaaaattattaatatttaaaacatttccctAATATAAATCATGCAAATAAAGAGAAGATACAATTTATAAAGTTTGGCAAAGCTCTCAAAAATCTGTCCTCCATAGTCTGGAATAGTTTCCCACCCTGTTTGGCGGTACTATTAAACTGTAACAAATGGAACATTTAACATAGTTCCTC encodes:
- the ACTR6 gene encoding actin-related protein 6 — encoded protein: MCLIPFLIGNSPIFSSVIPNCQFRSKTARLKTFTANQLDEIKDPSGLFYILPFQKGYLVNWDVQRQVWDYLFGKEMYQVDFVDTNIIITEPYFNFSSIQESMNEILFEEYQFQAVLRVNAGALSAHRYFRDNPSELCCIIVDSGYSFTHIVPYCRSKKKKEAIIRINVGGKLLTNHLKEIISYRQLHVMDETHVINQVKEDVCYVSQDFYKDMDIAKLKGEENTVMVDYVLPDFSTIKKGFCKPREEMVLSGKYKTGEQILRLTNERFAVPEILFHPSDIGIQEMGIPEAIVYSIQNLPEEMQPHFFKNIVLTGGNTLFPGFRDRVYSEVRCLTPTDYDVSVVLPENPITYSWEGGKLISENDDFEDMIVTREDYEEHGHNICEEKFDI